In Thermoanaerobaculia bacterium, the genomic stretch GATGAGCATCGCCCGGATGTCGTAACCGGCGAGGTAGGCCAGGGACTCCTGGAAGAACTGGAGCTTCCCGAGCGCCGGGAACTCGTCGAGCATCAGGAGGAGCGGGTGCTTCCCCGCCCCTCTCCCCCGACCCGCCGAGAAGTCCATCCGCTCCGTCAGGCGCCGGCAGGCCTGGTTCAGGAGGAGCCGGACGAGGGGACGGGTGCGGCTGAGGTCGGACGGCGGAACCGTCAGGTAGAGGCTCACCGGTCGCTTGTGGCTCACCAGGTCCTCGAGCGCGAAGTCCGAGACGGCAGTGTTCTGGGCCAGGATCGGGTCGCGGTAGAGATCCAGGAAGCTGAGCGCGGTCGAGAGGACACCGGAGCGCTCGTTCGGCGACTTGTCCATCAGCGCCCGCGCTGCGGCGGCGACGGTTGGGTGCGTCCGCAGCCATTCGCCTGTCACCGGGTCGCGCCACCCAGGATGACCGGGTGGCGCGTGCTCGGTGCCCAGCAGGACCTCGAGGCTCAGGTCGATCGGGCGGTCGGGGCGCGCCAGGAAATGCGCGCAGCCGGCGAGCGTCTTCTCCTTCTCCGCATAGAGAACGTGCAGGATCAGGCCGACGAGCAGGGAGTGGGCCGTCCGGTCCCAGTGGTCGCGAATCCGATCGCCGTTCGGGTCGACCAGGATGTCGGCCACATTCTGCGCGTCGCGCACTTCCTGGTCGCCCATCCGGATCTCGAGCAACGGGTTGTAGCGCGCCCCCGAGCCATCCGAGCAGGTCGGATCGAACTTGAGGCAGAGGCTGCCGAGCTCGCGGCTGCGCCAGCCCGCCGAGAGCACCCAGTTCTCCCCCTTCATGTCGTGGACGAGCACCGAGTGCGGCCAGGTGAGCAGGTTCGGTACGACCAGCGAGACGCCCTTGCCACTGCGGGTCGGGGCGAAGACGAAGACGTGCTCCGGCCCGTCGTGCCGGAGGGTTCGCCCTCGCCCCTTTCGGCCAGGCCACTGACCCAGGATCAGCCCCGTCTCAGCGAACAGCCCGGCGTCCTTCGCCTCCCGCTCCGTCGCCCATTGTGCCGAGCCGTGCAGGTCGGACTGCGGCCTGAGTCGCCGGATCACGACGGCAACGACGATGGCCACCACAGCCGCCGCGACCCCCGTCGCCACGCCAAGAACCTGGAAGCCCGACCTCCAGAACTCCCGCGCCTCGGCCGTCGCTCCGAGACGCCGAGCCCAGACGACGACGTGGAAGGGCGTGAAGAGCGGTCCCAGCGACCAGGCGAAGGCGCCTGCCCCGAGCACGGCGACGATCGGAGAGAGCAATCGCGTGCGCTTCGGAACGAGGAGCAGCAGCGCCGCACCCCACAGCGCCCACGCTACGAGGTTCAACAGCTCCTCCCGAGCAGGGAGCGCAGGAAGCCAGGGTCGCCCGAGCGACGGGTGGAACCCGAGGCGCAGCGCGGCGTGCTGCGTCACCGCCCAAGCGACCAGCACGCCGACACCAATCACCGCCGCGAGGCCGCGAACGACGACGCCCTTGGCCGTGAGGTCGCCGTTGGACGAATGCCGATAGGGCGGCTGGGCGCTCATCGGAAGGTCAGCACCGGGTCGACGAGCGTCGTGACGCACTCGACTCGCACGGGTCCGAAATAGCGGCTGTCCCAGCTCCGCGCCTCGTAGGGTGAATGGAGCCAAACCTCCCCCGACTCCAGACGCTGAGGCCCCCGCACGTATGGCGTGAGCTCACGCCCTCCGCGATCGCGGTCGAGCGGCCGGCTGTTCGGCAGCGCGATGCCGTTGACGAGGACCGCCTCTCGGGTCACCTCGACGACGTCGCCCCCGACCGCCGCAACCATCTTCACGACCGGTTCAGCGCCGTCGGGGCAGGATCCGGCGCCGAGGTAGTGGCGCTCCATCCCGAACCTCGAGACGACCGCCGGGAGACAGACGGCCGCGCACGCGCCCGGCCGTGCGCTTCCACCGACCGAGCGGTACAGGCCCCGGGGCATGCTCGTCGAGGTGTTGATCCGGAGACCCACGGCTTGCGGGACGACATAGATCAGGAGGAAGACACCGACCGCGACCAGGGGCGCCCTCGTCCTGAGCCGAATCATCGGCCCCGGTCCTGCGACAGCTCCCGCGCGATGGTGCGGATGATCAGCAGTGCCTTCACGACCGCGAGCGGCACCTTGACCGCAGTGGCGAGCGCCTGCACGGTCATCGAGACCGTCTGCTCGACGGCGCGCCCTGGCTGCACCGTCGCAAGCGCGCGCGCCACGACGCGCGTTCCGTGGGCGAGCGCGGCTTCCTTCGGAGCCGCAGCCTTGGCTCCCCTCTCCGCCACCTCGCGCAGCACAACATGCGGCTCGACGCCGCGCCGGAGCGCTGCGGTCGCCCAAGCCGAGTCCGCGCGCTCGAGGCTGGCGGAGTAGGCGCGATGCCGGTGATACGTCGCAAGCTCGGGCGTCCCGGTGCGCCGTAGAGCCGCACGGAGCTCGGCCGCGGCTAGTCGCTCGTCGGTGGCGGATCCACCCAGAGAGACTTCAGCACTTCGAGCCGCTCCGGCTCCTCCATGTGCTGCAGACGCAGGTAGAGCCTCTCGCCCAGCAGGAGCTCGGCCCGCTGCCGGGGCCGGAGCGCCCAGTCGGGTTTGAGCAGCGTGATCCCCACGAGCGTGATCAGGGACGCGGCGAGAGTCCACACGGCGATCCCCGCCGCGCGCTCCCTCGCTGGCCTCGAGGTCGTGGGATCGCGCTTCGCCAGCGGTGCCGCCTGAACGGCTCGCTCGACCGCCTCCAGTCTTCGGTTCGTTTCCGCCATCGCGCCCTGGATCGCGGCCAGGTCGCCGCCCGTCGTGCTGCTGCGCGCCGAAGCGGGGATCGCGTTCAGTGCCTGATCGTTCGCGGCTCTCGCGGATTCGAGGAAGGTCTCTCGTCGGCTCATAGCTCACTCCGAGTCGCCGTTGCAGGCCGGTCCAGGTGAAGGACGGTCCGAGCTCCTGGCCGGGGATCACCTCGTCACCCAGGCGATAGACAATCGCGCGCACCTCGCCACCGCGACCAAGCAGCGGAAGCGGCCGGACGCCGGCGGACTCGAGGCGCTCGAGGAGCACGCTCATCGAAGGCGCGTCCGTCGCTGCCGCTCGGACGTAGGCCGCGGCGACGCTCCGCGACAACGGGCTCGGAGCGACGCTTCGGGCGAGCGCAGGCAGCGCCAGCCGACCGGCAGCCGTCGCGAGGCGCGCGCCATAGAAGAGCAGTCCGAGAGGCGAGCGCGCCGCCGCGGTGATGTCGAGAATCGGCGCCACGGCGCCCAGTCCGGACGTCCGGCGCACGGCAAGGCGAAGCGCCGAACGAGGAGAGCGAAGAGCGTAGGCCGCGCGAACAGCGTCGGCCGGGCCGTCGAGCGCCCCGGCGCCGCTGCGGGCGAGTCCGGCCGTGGCGCCCGACATGACGCCGCGCCGCGCGGCGCTCGGGAGTGCGCCGAGCTCCTTCCGCAGTGCGTCGAGGCTCGCCGGAGACCAAGGCGAGGGCGCGCGACCGGCGCCACGATCCGGCCGAGCCGCCGCGGCCGCTCGGACCGCCGTGAGGTCGCGCTCCGGCTGGTAGTCGACGCCGAGGCGCTCCTGGAGCCCTCGCCAGGAGTACGAGCGGCCGAGTGCCGAACCCCGGAAGCTCGCCCCCTCGAGCCCGTAGGAGATGCCCGAGACGTGTCCCGTGGTCGCGACCCGCGGCACCGCTTCGACTCCCGCTTCGCGCAGCCGTTCGAGGAAGACGCTCATCGACGGTCGGTCGGCGGCGGCGCGGTCGAGGAGATCCTGGAGCCGGATCCGCTTGCTCACCTCCCCCGTCCGCTCGATCTGTCGAATCTCGCCCGTTCGCAGGGCGGACCTGTCGACCTCATGCGCGGACTTGACCTGAGTGAGCCCGTATTCGCGCTCGAGCGCCCGCAGGACCTCCTCGCCTCGTCGGTAGTCGTGCGAGTCGGAGACGGTGCGGCCGTCGGCGCCGATGCGCGCCGCGACGATGTGGACGTGGTCGTGCTCGGTGTCGCGATGCCGCACGACCACGAACGGCGAGCGCCCGTAGCCGAGATGCTCCAGGTAACGCTCGGCGACGTCGCGCCACTGCGCGTCGGTGAGCTCCTCGCGCCCGCTCGGTCCGTGGGGGAGCGACAGGGAGGAGTGGAAGACGACCCGAGTCAGGCCTGGCCGCAACTCCCGCCACTCGCCGAACTCCTGCGCGAGCGCCCGTGGGTCCTCGCCATACATGTTGCCGCCGACCAGCTCGGGCGACTTGGCGCGGCCGAAGACGTAGTTGAGGACGCCACGGAAGCCCTTGCCCTTGTGGATGCTCTGGATCACGCGGCACCCGCGTTGCCGACGAGCGCCTGGCGGACCTCGTGGAGCAGGCAGCGAAGCTCTTCCACGAGGGCGACCGGCACGTCCTCGGCCTGCCCTCGGTTGATCGCTCGCTGGAGCTGATTCAGGTTCGCGGCGAGCCGCCCGAGCTCGACCCACTGATCCGAAGCGATCGGGTCGGGCTGGTGGCGCCGGGGGAGCGGTCGGCCGAGCGATGATTCGCGCAGGAGCTCGGCGACCGTAATTCCGAGGATGCGGGCACGCTCGCGCAGCCGGCCGTCCTCGGCGGGGGTGAAGTGCGCGCCGTTCTTGACGACGCGAGCCCGCGCCGGGTCCTTGCGCGGGCGCCCACGGCGGCTCACCGCGGCCCCCAGCTGAGGGTGCTCGCCGTGGAGTTGCAAACTTGCAACTCCTGGCCGCCGAATCGACCTGCGAGCCCAAGCGAGCAGCTGCCAGCCGTTTCCCGCCCGAAGGAAACCCGACGGCCGCGGACGCGGCGGCGGCGTTTCCCGGGCCGGGAAACATGGCTGGCTCCTAACCAGCAGTCGGAGAGCCGCTGAAGCTCCGGGAGCGGGCGCAACGAGGAGCAGGCAGATACGCCGGAGCAGCTCAGGGTCGGAACGGGTGGCACGGTGCGGACCTACAGGAAGAGCGTGCTGCGACCCGATCGTCGAGCGAACTCCACGACCTCCTGGTGGATCGGAAGGGCAGCACAGCCCTTCGCGGTGAGAACAGTGCGATCGCGTAGGACGACCCATCCCGACCGCTGCCACCTACGGATCGTGGAACGACTCACCTCCTCCCGCCGCTGGAATACGTCGCCCGCACGCGCCGGCCGACCCCCTCCCAGACAACGGTAGATGCGCTCGGCCGTGGCAAAGGGCATCCTCCACGATCGGGCATCGAGGGCCTGCACTTCAGAACCGCGGCCGAACTCGCGTGGCCGAGAGTGCCCCGCCCGCGATCGCAGCGAAGAGGACGATCGGCAGGGCGAGGAGAACGAGAAGAACTCGGACGACGGCCCGAGCTCGGTGGTGGTTGGACAGCTTCGATCGTTGTCGCACATTGCGCCTCCTGGCGAGAGTTCTCCCGGCTCTGCGGTCGGGATGGAGTGGGGATTGCGGAGGAGAGTCGTAGAAAGCAGGAGGTCGTCTCCCGCCCTGAATGGCCTTTACGCCGCGGCTTCCTCCGGAGCGGCGCCACGGGTCAGTGCCTGCCAGGTCTCCGCGATCACCTCGGTGCGAAAGTGTTTGCCGGTCTCGTCCTCCCAAGAGCGCGTCTGGATTCGTCCTTCGACGTAGACCAGCCGCCCCTTGGCGAGCACCGTGGCGACGTTCTCGGCGGTCTTGCCCCAGAAGACGACGCGGTGCCACTCCGTCTCCTCCTGGCGATTCCCTTCGCCATCGCGCCAGTAGCGGGACGTGGCCAGACGAAGGTCGGCGACCTTCGTGCCTTGCGGCGTCTCGCGAATCTCCGGGTCCTGCCCGACGTGACCGATGAGCTGCACCTTGTTCAGCATGGGACCTCCCGTTGTGGCGTTTATGTCAACAGATGTTGACCAGCGGACGTTATCGGGCGGCCCCGGGCCGCGTCAAGCGGCCTGCTCGTCTCCGGCTGGCTCCTCCGATTGAGTCGCTGACTCCTCGAGCGCCTTCGTCGCGCGGCCGAGGATGTAGTCCGCCGCGCGCTGAGCCTGCTGTGCGGCGGTGATCACCAGCCGCGAGTCGCGCGAGAGATTCTGGCGCCAGTGGTCGATGTACGCGGCCGAGTTCGGGATGTCGGGTTCGATGCCGGCCTCCCCGCAAAGGAACGCGGCACCGAGCTCGGCCACCAGCTCTTCACGAGCGTACGGCTCGGAGCCGAACGGCGCCGCGTGGTTCTTGTCGAAGCCGGGCCGGGCCAATCGCTTGGAGTGACCGGTCGCGTGGGTGAGCTCGTGGAAGAGCGTCGAGTAGTAGCCCTCGGCGCGACCGAACGCGCTGCGCGGCGGCATCGTCACGCTGTCTGTCGCGGGGCGATAGAAGGCACGCGGCTGCGCCCGGTGCTCGATCGTGGGCGGTTCCTGGAAGCCGGCGACGATCTCTTCGGCCGTCGGCACCGGGGCGACCGCCACAGTGTCGGCAGCTGGGATCTTCGACGGATCGATCCCTTCGGTCTGGTCGAGGTTGAACACCGAGTAGTAACGGAGAACGGGGAGCCGCTCGCGCCTCGGAGCACGGCTCCCCTCGCTGGCGCCCCCCGCCTCGGTCTCACGACCGCTCCGGTCAACCCAGCGCCAGAAGATCACGGGCGTCGAGCGCTCGCCCGCGCGGATCGCCCCGCCCAGCGCCTTGGCCTGGCGAAAGGTCAGCCACCAGGGAGTCGACGCCGCGCGGAAACCGAGGAGGAAGACGTTGATCCCGCGGTACGGCCGCCGCGACACCAAGTTCGACGGCGCGAGGCCATCCACCTTCCAGGGCCGCGCCCACGGAACCACGCCCTGCTCCAACTGCGCCACGATCTGATCGGTGATCACTTCGTAGACCTTCGACATTGCCGAGCTCCTCTCGGTGCCGTTCTCGGTGGATTCCGAGAACCCTGAGGGCTTCCCCTCAACGCACCTGACGACCCAGTCGGGCCGCGAGGAAGTGTCAAGGCTGGCCGCAGGCCACCCGTAGGGCTCGGCCTTGACGCACCGGAGCGGCCGATGAGACTGGTCGTGCGTTGGGGGGAAGAGCGCAGCGGGAGGTGGAATCCAGGTCCTGAAGGTCCCCGCTCTAAGCGATTTCCGCAGCCGCTCGCCGGCTACTACAGGAGAGCTACAGGGCTTCTCTACAGGGAACTACAGGAGGGGCGCACAAGCGCAGCAGGGCCAGCGAGTTGGGGCACAGTCGCGTCACCGCATCATCGGTGCGGCGTCACCGTTTCAGCGGTGAACCGCTGCCCGGCGTCACCGTTTCATCGGTGCGGCCGTCACTGTTTCATCTGGAAGGTAGGGCGGTCTCCGCAGACCTCTCCGCAGCACCGCGAACGCGCGAGCGTCACACTTTCATCGGTCTGCACGTCGCCGCTGGCGCTGTCGATGCTCGGATCGCGGGCTTGCCGATCAGAGGACGAAAGTGAGCTTCTGGGGAGCTCTGTGACCTGCGCGCTTGGCAACCTCGGCGCAACGCTCGCTGCA encodes the following:
- a CDS encoding type IV secretory system conjugative DNA transfer family protein, with product MSAQPPYRHSSNGDLTAKGVVVRGLAAVIGVGVLVAWAVTQHAALRLGFHPSLGRPWLPALPAREELLNLVAWALWGAALLLLVPKRTRLLSPIVAVLGAGAFAWSLGPLFTPFHVVVWARRLGATAEAREFWRSGFQVLGVATGVAAAVVAIVVAVVIRRLRPQSDLHGSAQWATEREAKDAGLFAETGLILGQWPGRKGRGRTLRHDGPEHVFVFAPTRSGKGVSLVVPNLLTWPHSVLVHDMKGENWVLSAGWRSRELGSLCLKFDPTCSDGSGARYNPLLEIRMGDQEVRDAQNVADILVDPNGDRIRDHWDRTAHSLLVGLILHVLYAEKEKTLAGCAHFLARPDRPIDLSLEVLLGTEHAPPGHPGWRDPVTGEWLRTHPTVAAAARALMDKSPNERSGVLSTALSFLDLYRDPILAQNTAVSDFALEDLVSHKRPVSLYLTVPPSDLSRTRPLVRLLLNQACRRLTERMDFSAGRGRGAGKHPLLLMLDEFPALGKLQFFQESLAYLAGYDIRAMLITQDLSQHQGVYGKQESITANCHVRIAFAANKPETAELLSQMAGDTTVSHKQISYRGGSLMMGDRNTTQQEIRRRLLTPDEAMRLDPDHEVVFVAGQQPLYVAKSRYFVDRELSRRAYLPAPATSGRASRTPSPWEKLAP
- the traF gene encoding conjugative transfer signal peptidase TraF produces the protein MIRLRTRAPLVAVGVFLLIYVVPQAVGLRINTSTSMPRGLYRSVGGSARPGACAAVCLPAVVSRFGMERHYLGAGSCPDGAEPVVKMVAAVGGDVVEVTREAVLVNGIALPNSRPLDRDRGGRELTPYVRGPQRLESGEVWLHSPYEARSWDSRYFGPVRVECVTTLVDPVLTFR
- a CDS encoding relaxase/mobilization nuclease domain-containing protein, which produces MIQSIHKGKGFRGVLNYVFGRAKSPELVGGNMYGEDPRALAQEFGEWRELRPGLTRVVFHSSLSLPHGPSGREELTDAQWRDVAERYLEHLGYGRSPFVVVRHRDTEHDHVHIVAARIGADGRTVSDSHDYRRGEEVLRALEREYGLTQVKSAHEVDRSALRTGEIRQIERTGEVSKRIRLQDLLDRAAADRPSMSVFLERLREAGVEAVPRVATTGHVSGISYGLEGASFRGSALGRSYSWRGLQERLGVDYQPERDLTAVRAAAAARPDRGAGRAPSPWSPASLDALRKELGALPSAARRGVMSGATAGLARSGAGALDGPADAVRAAYALRSPRSALRLAVRRTSGLGAVAPILDITAAARSPLGLLFYGARLATAAGRLALPALARSVAPSPLSRSVAAAYVRAAATDAPSMSVLLERLESAGVRPLPLLGRGGEVRAIVYRLGDEVIPGQELGPSFTWTGLQRRLGVSYEPTRDLPRIRESRERSGTERDPRFGAQQHDGRRPGRDPGRDGGNEPKTGGGRASRSGGTAGEARSHDLEASEGARGGDRRVDSRRVPDHARGDHAAQTRLGAPAPAAGRAPAGREALPASAAHGGAGAARSAEVSLGGSATDERLAAAELRAALRRTGTPELATYHRHRAYSASLERADSAWATAALRRGVEPHVVLREVAERGAKAAAPKEAALAHGTRVVARALATVQPGRAVEQTVSMTVQALATAVKVPLAVVKALLIIRTIARELSQDRGR
- the mobC gene encoding plasmid mobilization relaxosome protein MobC translates to MQLHGEHPQLGAAVSRRGRPRKDPARARVVKNGAHFTPAEDGRLRERARILGITVAELLRESSLGRPLPRRHQPDPIASDQWVELGRLAANLNQLQRAINRGQAEDVPVALVEELRCLLHEVRQALVGNAGAA
- the ssb gene encoding single-stranded DNA-binding protein; amino-acid sequence: MLNKVQLIGHVGQDPEIRETPQGTKVADLRLATSRYWRDGEGNRQEETEWHRVVFWGKTAENVATVLAKGRLVYVEGRIQTRSWEDETGKHFRTEVIAETWQALTRGAAPEEAAA
- a CDS encoding DUF1738 domain-containing protein translates to MSKVYEVITDQIVAQLEQGVVPWARPWKVDGLAPSNLVSRRPYRGINVFLLGFRAASTPWWLTFRQAKALGGAIRAGERSTPVIFWRWVDRSGRETEAGGASEGSRAPRRERLPVLRYYSVFNLDQTEGIDPSKIPAADTVAVAPVPTAEEIVAGFQEPPTIEHRAQPRAFYRPATDSVTMPPRSAFGRAEGYYSTLFHELTHATGHSKRLARPGFDKNHAAPFGSEPYAREELVAELGAAFLCGEAGIEPDIPNSAAYIDHWRQNLSRDSRLVITAAQQAQRAADYILGRATKALEESATQSEEPAGDEQAA